A single genomic interval of Nonomuraea rubra harbors:
- the efeO gene encoding iron uptake system protein EfeO translates to MSAITRLTAGALALAALTACAAETPAPGGSAAAKKPDKVAVAASDTECKVAVSEVAAGTSTFAITNGGSKVTEFYVYAPGDRVMAEVENIVPGLTRELIAELPAGTYETACKPGMVGKGIRNPLKVTGEHKALNTDAKLAEATASYKRYVKSQSDTLLVKTQEFVDAVKAGQIDKAKELFPVSRTYWERIEPVAEIFGDLDPAIDAREADLAEGEEWTGFHKIEKDLWITKDVSEDGPVADKLIADVKTIVAKANAAELTPLNLANGAKELLDEVATGKITGEEDIWSHTDLWDFDANLQGSKAAVQALRPVLEERAPDLVRTLDAKFAAAEAELGKHQKGDGWRLHDELSEAELKSLSDVINALAEPISEIAPIVAK, encoded by the coding sequence ATGTCCGCCATCACCCGTCTCACCGCCGGCGCGCTCGCCCTGGCCGCGCTCACCGCGTGCGCGGCCGAGACCCCCGCCCCCGGCGGGTCCGCCGCGGCGAAGAAGCCGGACAAGGTCGCGGTCGCGGCCAGCGACACCGAGTGCAAGGTCGCCGTCTCCGAGGTCGCCGCGGGAACCAGCACGTTCGCGATCACCAACGGCGGCAGCAAGGTGACCGAGTTCTACGTCTACGCGCCGGGCGACCGCGTCATGGCCGAGGTGGAGAACATCGTGCCGGGCCTGACCCGGGAGCTGATCGCCGAGCTGCCCGCCGGGACGTACGAGACGGCGTGCAAGCCCGGCATGGTCGGCAAGGGCATCCGCAACCCGCTGAAGGTCACCGGCGAGCACAAGGCGCTCAACACCGACGCCAAGCTCGCCGAGGCGACCGCCAGCTACAAGCGCTACGTCAAGAGCCAGAGCGACACGCTGCTGGTCAAGACGCAGGAGTTCGTCGACGCCGTCAAGGCGGGGCAGATCGACAAGGCCAAGGAGCTCTTCCCGGTCTCGCGGACGTACTGGGAGCGCATCGAGCCGGTCGCGGAGATCTTCGGCGACCTCGACCCGGCCATCGACGCCCGCGAGGCGGACCTGGCCGAGGGCGAGGAGTGGACGGGCTTCCACAAGATCGAGAAGGATCTGTGGATCACCAAGGACGTCAGCGAGGACGGCCCTGTCGCCGACAAGCTCATCGCCGACGTCAAGACGATCGTGGCCAAGGCCAACGCCGCGGAACTGACCCCGCTGAACCTGGCCAACGGCGCCAAGGAACTGCTCGACGAGGTGGCCACCGGCAAGATCACCGGCGAGGAGGACATCTGGTCGCACACCGACCTGTGGGACTTCGACGCCAACCTCCAGGGCTCCAAGGCGGCGGTCCAGGCGCTCCGCCCCGTGCTGGAGGAACGCGCTCCCGACCTGGTCAGGACCCTGGACGCGAAGTTCGCCGCCGCCGAGGCCGAGCTGGGCAAGCACCAGAAGGGCGACGGCTGGCGGCTGCACGACGAGCTGTCCGAGGCGGAGCTGAAGAGCCTGTCGGATGTGATCAACGCGCTGGCCGAACCGATCAGCGAGATCGCCCCGATCGTGGCGAAGTAG
- a CDS encoding BlaI/MecI/CopY family transcriptional regulator, with product MDTDPGDRADRAELADQGERRRPGELEAAVLAVLRDAGSSLTPGQVRDLLDPTGGLSYSAVVTTLVRLHGKRAVTRRREGRAYRYGALTDAAGLLAQRMNALLNAEDDRATVLRRFVGELEPGDEELLRRLLADEPGESGT from the coding sequence ATGGACACAGACCCGGGAGATCGCGCTGATCGGGCCGAGCTCGCCGATCAGGGCGAGCGCCGCCGGCCAGGCGAGCTGGAGGCGGCGGTCCTCGCCGTTCTCCGGGACGCGGGCTCCTCGCTCACGCCGGGCCAGGTGCGGGATCTGCTCGACCCCACGGGCGGGTTGTCCTACAGCGCCGTCGTCACCACGCTCGTCCGGCTGCACGGGAAGCGGGCCGTCACCCGCCGCAGGGAGGGCCGCGCCTATCGGTACGGGGCTCTCACCGATGCCGCCGGGCTCCTCGCGCAACGCATGAACGCCCTGCTCAACGCCGAGGACGACCGCGCCACGGTGCTCCGCCGGTTCGTGGGCGAGCTGGAGCCCGGCGACGAGGAGCTCCTGCGCCGGCTGCTGGCCGACGAGCCCGGCGAGAGCGGCACGTGA
- the efeU gene encoding iron uptake transporter permease EfeU, which produces MFASFLIGLREGLEAALVVSVLVAFLVKSDRTDRLPYVWSGVLAAVALSVGFGAILTFTAANLGHTGQELFDAITSLLAVAFVTWMIFWMRRAARALSGELRGKLAEALELGPVAVVVMAFLAVAREGLETALLFFASVQGATTSAQPLIGISLGLLAAVLLGYGLYRSAVRINLTTFFTWTGLLLILVAAGIFKYGVHDLQEAAIVPGLNAYAFDLTAVLPADSWYGALLAGTLNLTPQPSVLETVAWAAYLIPTLYLFLRPSRTRTTPAPAA; this is translated from the coding sequence GTGTTCGCCAGCTTTCTCATCGGCCTGCGCGAAGGGCTCGAGGCGGCGCTCGTCGTCTCCGTGCTGGTCGCCTTCCTGGTCAAGAGCGACCGCACGGACAGGCTGCCGTACGTCTGGAGCGGCGTCCTCGCCGCCGTGGCGCTCTCGGTCGGGTTCGGCGCGATCCTGACCTTCACCGCCGCCAACCTCGGGCACACGGGCCAGGAGCTCTTCGACGCCATCACCTCGCTGCTGGCCGTCGCCTTCGTCACCTGGATGATCTTCTGGATGCGGCGGGCCGCCCGCGCGCTCTCCGGAGAGCTGCGGGGCAAGCTCGCCGAGGCGCTGGAGCTGGGCCCGGTCGCCGTGGTCGTCATGGCCTTCCTGGCCGTGGCACGCGAAGGGCTGGAGACGGCGCTGCTGTTCTTCGCCTCCGTCCAGGGCGCGACCACCTCCGCCCAGCCGCTCATCGGCATCAGCCTCGGCCTGCTCGCCGCGGTCCTGCTCGGCTACGGCCTGTACAGGTCGGCCGTCCGCATCAACCTCACCACGTTCTTCACCTGGACCGGCCTGCTCCTCATCCTGGTCGCCGCCGGGATCTTCAAGTACGGCGTGCACGACCTCCAGGAAGCGGCCATCGTGCCGGGCCTGAACGCCTACGCCTTCGACCTCACCGCCGTCCTGCCCGCCGACTCCTGGTACGGCGCCCTGCTGGCCGGAACGCTCAACCTCACCCCGCAGCCCAGCGTCCTGGAGACCGTCGCCTGGGCCGCCTACCTGATCCCCACCCTCTACCTCTTCCTGCGCCCCTCCCGCACCCGCACCACGCCCGCGCCCGCGGCCTGA